The proteins below come from a single Chitinophaga pinensis DSM 2588 genomic window:
- a CDS encoding RNA polymerase sigma factor: MKAVKTAITASPTVSPQEEVWNQFRQGSRDAFALIYQEHADHLYHYGCHFCGDVEMVRDAMQELFHDLWQTREHLADQIQHIRYYLLSSLRRRLLRTLEKNRRLLTSTVDIPGDFELIPSKEHLIIQDESQQEQLQQLYAALNALPRRQREAIYLRFFHELSYQEIAGMMSMKVDSVYNIISKAIGMLKKMLPPALMVLLLYRAR, from the coding sequence ATGAAAGCAGTAAAAACCGCCATCACTGCTTCGCCGACAGTATCTCCACAGGAGGAAGTATGGAACCAGTTCCGGCAAGGTAGCCGTGACGCCTTTGCCCTGATCTACCAGGAGCACGCAGACCACCTGTATCATTATGGCTGCCATTTCTGCGGAGACGTAGAAATGGTAAGAGACGCCATGCAGGAACTCTTTCACGATCTATGGCAAACCAGGGAACACCTGGCCGACCAGATCCAGCATATCCGTTACTATCTGCTCAGCAGCCTTCGCCGCCGTTTATTACGGACTTTAGAGAAGAACAGACGCTTGTTAACCAGTACCGTAGATATACCCGGCGACTTTGAGCTTATTCCCAGTAAAGAGCACCTGATCATACAGGATGAAAGTCAGCAGGAACAGCTACAACAATTATATGCTGCCCTGAATGCCTTGCCGCGCAGACAGCGGGAAGCTATTTATCTGAGGTTCTTTCATGAACTGTCTTACCAGGAAATAGCTGGTATGATGTCTATGAAGGTAGATTCTGTGTATAATATTATCTCGAAGGCGATCGGGATGTTGAAGAAGATGTTGCCGCCGGCGTTGATGGTATTGTTGTTGTACCGGGCGAGATGA
- a CDS encoding sigma-70 family RNA polymerase sigma factor, whose translation MRPPDTEDNFSLFSAAKGDDTVAFKALYQRYWKKLYISACKRVDTDDAKDIVQDVMLTLWRRKNEITIDSEEDLSRYLYSALRYRIISYYAFSSSTVQIPEWFDQPVHSSFESSFDVRKLKDLIDGEVDRMPDRMQQIYHLSREEDLSVTDIAIQLNLSEQTVRNQLSLAMKRLRDLLRNHHQSDLVICSLLVLDVFLN comes from the coding sequence ATGAGGCCACCAGATACAGAAGATAATTTTTCACTGTTCTCCGCCGCTAAAGGGGATGATACTGTTGCATTTAAAGCTTTATACCAACGCTATTGGAAGAAGCTTTATATCAGCGCCTGCAAACGCGTGGATACCGATGATGCAAAAGATATCGTGCAGGACGTCATGCTGACCCTGTGGAGACGAAAGAACGAAATTACTATTGACAGCGAGGAAGACCTCAGCCGTTACCTGTATTCTGCCCTGCGCTACCGCATTATTTCCTATTATGCCTTCAGTAGCTCTACCGTACAGATCCCTGAATGGTTTGACCAGCCAGTACATTCCTCTTTTGAGTCTTCTTTTGATGTCCGTAAGCTAAAAGACCTGATTGACGGGGAAGTAGACCGCATGCCTGACCGGATGCAACAGATTTATCACCTGAGTCGTGAGGAAGACCTGTCTGTAACAGATATCGCTATCCAGCTCAATCTCTCCGAGCAGACCGTTCGTAATCAACTATCCCTGGCCATGAAGCGCCTGAGAGACCTGCTGAGGAATCATCACCAGAGTGACCTGGTGATCTGTTCGTTGTTAGTGTTGGACGTGTTTTTAAATTAG
- a CDS encoding SusC/RagA family TonB-linked outer membrane protein codes for MKKHLRVLLMHTLASGALCSQALAEKPATAINYRSAASYIQQDEIPLKQLFRQTETKFGVSIAYKTELVTDQKASVDITTCKSPEEALEKALAHFNLAFEKVREKFYVIRAKEAPPAPVITMAQRPIRGKVVDAKGAALPGVTVRIKGTSTGAVTAADGTYTLNIPGTGNEVLEVTFVGYQSQEITVGAQQEVNITLSENTSTLNEVIVTGYTAQRKKDLTGAVTVIDINEMTKQPSGQVTSQLQGQASGVTVIGSGQPGQEPVVRIRGVNTFDNNTPLYVVDGVPTQSINDLNPNDVSSMQVLKDAGAASIYGSRASNGVIIITTKKGNGKVKIKYDAFYGRQYPKGGNVWHTLNSQEMANLRWLRYKNTGEPLSDTLYGTGATPRLPDYIQPVGLMEGDPRVNPDLYYVNPNYTDQDDYNSFYYITKANKAGTDWFHEIFNPASMTSHNLSVSGGTDKGSYLFSLNYYNQQGTLMNTYLKRYIIRSNSQFSLSKNIRIGENLSFSVTDNPTVDLLTASGAVGMALREQPIIPVYDIKGNFGGSNGLGLGDAMNPVAMQYRTRNDRGQVNRVFGNIYADIDFFNHFTFHTSFGGEVNSGWRHNFTYPQYENKENAGVNSYTESSDFAHNWTWTNTLTYHNTFNKVHTLNILAGTEAYDERSRSQIGTTQDYFSFDPDYVDNGTGAGGQVIAASRYSAGLLSLIGRIDYSFRDKYLLSATLRRDGSSKFGINNRYGLFPAASAGWRISQESFLEDISWLTDLKIRGGWGIMGNQLSLTPGNAFTLYGGNKNTSYYDLLGTNNSIVLGFQQIQIGNPDAKWESDINTNIGFDATLLGGAIEISADYYQKNIKDLLYNSELPGTFGTAPAPYSNVANMKNKGVDISLSTHASLAKDLKFDATVTFTSFKNRIVKIAQGVDYFDSQPRNFSESIIRNAVGQPISSFYGYQIAGFWNSQSDIDKADQGAQAATNDPSASFQEDAAPGRFRYTDLNRDGVINADDRTFLGNPNPKISYGVNLGLTYKQFDFSMFLFGVQGNQIWNQVKWWTDFASSFDGAKSKTALYDSWLPERMNAKAPIQEGEGSFSTNAVPNSYYVENGAYLRCKNIQLGYTFPSRLGGRLHIERLRIYVQAANVFTITKYSGIDPEIGGSDVRSFGIDEGTYPSQRQFLAGLNLTF; via the coding sequence ATGAAAAAACATTTACGTGTGCTGCTGATGCATACCCTTGCGTCAGGCGCCCTATGCTCACAGGCATTGGCTGAAAAGCCGGCAACAGCGATCAATTATCGGTCCGCTGCCAGCTATATTCAGCAGGATGAGATTCCCCTGAAGCAGTTATTCCGGCAAACGGAAACAAAATTCGGCGTCTCCATTGCCTATAAAACCGAACTGGTGACCGATCAGAAAGCAAGCGTGGATATCACCACCTGTAAGTCGCCGGAAGAAGCATTGGAGAAAGCACTGGCACACTTCAATCTTGCCTTCGAAAAGGTGCGCGAGAAGTTTTATGTGATAAGAGCAAAGGAAGCCCCGCCCGCTCCGGTCATCACCATGGCACAACGCCCAATACGTGGTAAAGTGGTAGATGCGAAAGGTGCGGCATTACCGGGTGTGACCGTTCGTATTAAAGGTACGTCAACCGGCGCTGTTACTGCTGCTGATGGCACCTATACGCTTAATATTCCCGGCACCGGTAATGAGGTACTGGAAGTAACATTCGTCGGTTATCAGTCGCAGGAAATCACTGTCGGCGCACAACAGGAAGTCAATATCACACTCTCCGAAAATACCAGTACACTCAACGAAGTGATCGTGACAGGTTATACCGCTCAACGGAAGAAAGACCTGACGGGCGCTGTTACAGTGATCGATATCAATGAAATGACCAAACAGCCTTCCGGACAGGTCACCAGCCAGTTACAGGGACAGGCTTCCGGAGTTACCGTTATCGGTTCCGGTCAGCCGGGACAGGAGCCTGTTGTGCGTATCCGGGGTGTCAACACATTTGACAACAATACGCCACTGTATGTTGTAGATGGCGTACCTACACAAAGTATCAATGACCTCAATCCGAACGATGTCTCCTCCATGCAGGTACTGAAAGATGCAGGCGCCGCCTCTATCTACGGTTCCCGCGCATCCAATGGTGTTATCATTATTACTACGAAGAAAGGAAATGGTAAAGTAAAGATCAAATATGACGCTTTTTATGGTCGTCAGTATCCTAAAGGAGGAAATGTATGGCATACGCTCAATTCACAGGAAATGGCCAATCTGCGTTGGTTACGATATAAGAATACAGGCGAACCACTCAGCGATACTTTATACGGTACCGGTGCTACTCCGCGTCTGCCCGATTATATACAGCCTGTCGGCCTGATGGAAGGTGATCCTCGTGTCAATCCGGATCTCTATTATGTCAATCCCAACTACACCGACCAGGATGACTACAACAGTTTCTACTATATCACCAAAGCCAACAAAGCAGGCACTGACTGGTTTCATGAAATATTCAACCCCGCTTCCATGACCAGTCACAACCTCTCTGTCAGTGGCGGTACGGATAAAGGAAGTTATCTCTTTTCATTAAACTACTACAACCAACAGGGAACACTAATGAATACCTATCTCAAAAGATATATCATCCGTTCCAATAGTCAGTTCAGCCTCAGCAAGAACATCAGAATAGGCGAAAACCTGTCTTTCTCCGTTACAGATAATCCAACGGTAGACCTGCTTACTGCCAGTGGTGCAGTAGGCATGGCTCTCCGTGAACAACCCATCATTCCGGTGTATGATATCAAAGGTAATTTCGGTGGATCAAATGGTCTCGGACTAGGTGATGCCATGAATCCTGTAGCCATGCAGTACCGCACCAGGAATGACCGCGGACAGGTAAACAGGGTATTTGGTAATATCTATGCTGATATCGACTTCTTCAATCACTTTACGTTCCATACCAGTTTTGGCGGTGAAGTGAATTCCGGATGGAGACATAACTTCACTTATCCACAGTATGAAAACAAGGAAAATGCCGGTGTGAATTCTTACACGGAATCCAGCGACTTCGCACACAACTGGACATGGACCAACACGCTGACCTATCATAATACGTTTAATAAAGTACATACCCTGAATATTCTCGCAGGTACAGAAGCATATGACGAACGCTCAAGGAGCCAGATCGGTACGACACAGGATTATTTCTCTTTTGATCCTGATTATGTAGATAATGGTACCGGCGCCGGCGGACAGGTCATTGCGGCTTCGCGTTACTCCGCAGGATTATTATCACTCATCGGCCGTATCGATTACAGCTTCCGCGATAAATATCTGCTGAGCGCTACCTTACGTCGGGATGGCTCTTCTAAATTTGGTATAAATAACCGTTATGGCCTCTTCCCTGCAGCCAGTGCAGGATGGCGTATTTCGCAGGAATCATTCCTGGAAGATATCAGCTGGCTGACTGATTTGAAAATACGTGGCGGATGGGGTATCATGGGTAATCAGCTGAGTCTTACACCCGGCAACGCCTTTACACTTTATGGTGGTAATAAAAACACCTCCTACTACGATCTGCTTGGCACTAACAACAGTATCGTGTTAGGTTTCCAGCAGATACAGATTGGTAACCCCGATGCTAAATGGGAAAGTGATATCAATACGAATATCGGTTTTGATGCGACACTGCTTGGGGGCGCAATTGAAATATCGGCGGACTATTACCAGAAAAACATCAAGGATCTATTATATAACAGTGAGTTACCCGGCACCTTTGGAACCGCGCCAGCGCCTTATTCCAACGTGGCTAATATGAAAAACAAAGGTGTAGACATCTCCCTCTCCACACATGCTAGCCTTGCGAAAGATCTGAAGTTTGATGCAACAGTGACCTTCACTTCCTTCAAAAACAGGATCGTAAAAATTGCGCAGGGTGTAGATTACTTTGACAGCCAGCCACGCAACTTTAGTGAAAGCATTATCCGCAATGCAGTCGGCCAGCCTATCTCCAGCTTTTACGGATATCAGATCGCTGGTTTCTGGAATAGCCAGAGCGATATAGATAAAGCAGATCAGGGTGCACAGGCTGCTACCAATGACCCTTCCGCCAGTTTCCAGGAAGACGCTGCACCGGGACGTTTCCGTTATACGGATCTGAACCGCGACGGTGTAATCAATGCAGATGACCGCACCTTCCTCGGTAATCCAAATCCGAAGATATCTTATGGTGTGAATCTCGGACTAACCTATAAACAATTTGATTTCAGTATGTTCCTGTTTGGCGTACAAGGCAATCAGATCTGGAACCAGGTTAAATGGTGGACAGACTTTGCTTCTTCTTTTGATGGCGCCAAAAGTAAAACCGCGCTGTATGACTCCTGGTTGCCCGAGCGCATGAATGCCAAAGCACCTATACAGGAAGGAGAAGGCTCTTTCAGCACCAATGCAGTACCCAACTCTTATTATGTGGAAAACGGCGCTTACCTGCGTTGCAAGAACATACAGCTAGGATATACCTTTCCTTCAAGATTGGGTGGCAGACTGCATATCGAAAGACTACGCATCTATGTACAGGCAGCTAACGTATTTACAATCACAAAATACAGTGGTATAGATCCGGAAATAGGCGGCAGCGATGTAAGAAGTTTCGGTATTGACGAGGGTACTTACCCCAGTCAACGCCAGTTCCTGGCAGGTCTCAATCTTACCTTCTGA
- a CDS encoding APC family permease, protein MKQPELSRRISLLQATAINMTDMVGIGPFIVLSLVATTMHGPGFLYAWVAGAVLSFIDAMVWSELGATFPMAGGSYNFLKEGFGPRTGKLMSFLFVWQTMIQAPLVIASAAIGFAHYAGYILPLGFWGTKAVSGGMVLLIIFMLYRKIETIGRISVLLWMGVLVTMAWIIGGGIAHGRFMEPIRHVNDGLQLNYAFATALGMASVKTVYSYLGYYNVCHLGGEITRPEKNIPRSMLISIAGISVLYLCMNISVASVLPQDQIEQSSFVVSEFIEALMGSTAAKIGTVLILWVAFASVFSATLGYSRIPYAAAKDGAFFSVFARLHPTKNFPHVSLLVLGGVAFVFSLLFKIKEVIDAILAMRIMIQFIAQAVGLMLLSRRNGRTFFKWHMPLYPIPVILAILIWACIFISTGPHMMLAGLTVTIAGVIVYVIKSRLPVRHL, encoded by the coding sequence ATGAAGCAACCAGAACTTTCCCGGCGCATAAGTCTTTTACAGGCGACTGCTATTAATATGACAGATATGGTGGGCATCGGCCCATTTATAGTATTGAGCTTAGTAGCTACAACTATGCATGGACCGGGTTTTCTTTATGCCTGGGTGGCCGGGGCGGTCCTTTCTTTTATTGATGCAATGGTATGGAGTGAACTGGGGGCAACCTTCCCGATGGCCGGCGGCAGCTATAACTTTCTGAAAGAAGGGTTTGGTCCGCGGACGGGTAAGCTGATGAGCTTCCTCTTTGTCTGGCAGACCATGATACAGGCTCCCCTGGTGATTGCTTCAGCCGCTATCGGCTTTGCTCACTATGCCGGATACATTCTTCCTTTAGGCTTTTGGGGTACCAAAGCGGTTAGTGGCGGGATGGTATTATTGATCATATTCATGTTGTACCGGAAGATAGAAACCATCGGACGGATCAGCGTATTACTCTGGATGGGCGTATTGGTTACAATGGCCTGGATCATCGGCGGTGGTATTGCGCATGGCCGGTTCATGGAACCTATCAGGCATGTAAATGACGGTCTGCAACTCAATTATGCCTTTGCAACCGCATTGGGTATGGCCAGCGTAAAAACCGTATATAGTTACCTGGGATATTATAATGTCTGTCACCTGGGTGGCGAAATTACCCGACCAGAAAAGAATATCCCCCGTAGCATGCTGATCTCCATTGCCGGCATCTCTGTACTTTACCTCTGTATGAATATCAGCGTGGCTTCCGTATTGCCACAGGACCAGATAGAACAAAGCAGTTTTGTAGTCAGTGAATTCATAGAAGCCCTGATGGGCAGCACAGCCGCTAAAATAGGCACCGTATTAATACTGTGGGTGGCATTTGCTTCTGTGTTCTCTGCTACCTTAGGTTACAGCCGTATTCCCTATGCAGCAGCCAAAGATGGTGCTTTCTTCTCTGTTTTCGCACGCCTGCACCCTACCAAGAACTTCCCCCACGTTTCCCTGCTGGTGCTTGGTGGTGTTGCGTTTGTATTCAGTCTGCTGTTCAAAATAAAGGAAGTGATTGACGCCATACTCGCTATGCGTATTATGATACAGTTCATCGCACAGGCAGTAGGATTGATGCTGCTCAGCAGGAGAAACGGCCGGACTTTCTTCAAATGGCATATGCCCCTGTACCCTATCCCCGTGATACTCGCGATCCTCATATGGGCCTGTATATTTATTTCCACCGGCCCTCATATGATGCTGGCCGGATTGACCGTAACCATCGCTGGCGTCATCGTTTATGTGATCAAATCAAGGTTGCCTGTCCGGCACCTTTAA
- a CDS encoding FecR family protein, with product MNQYHLYTIRDFALDEYFQEWVLRPDVKNTWYWDNWQKEHPEKKEVIAAAIRLVKSIQFREYAMPPAEKEVLWDNIWDSIATESEHETVIPAATHRHFPWKYAAAVVILLVAGTLWFMRKQATFTPVTASMATQTGQTKHFLLPDSSEVWLNASSKIQYTQKDLNAREVWLDGEAWFHVKHTAANSRFIVHTYDKLSVEVLGTQFNVNNAGDKIAVALQEGSIKLNITEQQGQTPTQLYLRPGEALRYNKTDGAYTKSKTDADKAGAWTRGQLIMEDYTVADAIQFMQQVFDRHVTVKDKKTLRYGISGSMPISYNADTMLIQFEKAFNTRFFRQDK from the coding sequence TTGAACCAATACCACCTCTACACCATACGCGACTTTGCCCTGGATGAATACTTCCAGGAGTGGGTCCTGCGTCCGGATGTCAAAAATACCTGGTACTGGGACAACTGGCAGAAGGAACACCCGGAGAAAAAAGAGGTTATCGCCGCTGCTATCAGACTGGTAAAATCCATCCAATTCCGCGAATATGCCATGCCGCCAGCTGAAAAAGAAGTCCTCTGGGATAACATCTGGGACAGCATTGCCACAGAAAGTGAGCATGAAACAGTCATACCTGCAGCCACCCACCGGCATTTCCCCTGGAAATATGCCGCTGCTGTCGTTATCCTGCTTGTAGCAGGTACATTGTGGTTCATGCGGAAACAAGCCACCTTTACACCTGTAACTGCCAGTATGGCCACACAGACAGGACAAACAAAACACTTCCTGTTGCCTGACAGCTCGGAAGTATGGCTCAATGCTTCCTCGAAAATACAGTATACACAAAAGGATCTAAACGCACGTGAGGTATGGCTGGATGGAGAAGCCTGGTTTCATGTAAAACATACTGCCGCCAACAGTCGTTTTATCGTGCATACCTACGACAAACTTTCTGTGGAAGTACTCGGTACACAATTCAATGTCAATAACGCCGGGGATAAGATAGCTGTTGCATTGCAGGAAGGAAGCATTAAACTGAACATCACAGAACAACAGGGACAGACGCCTACACAGTTATATCTGCGACCGGGAGAGGCATTACGTTATAATAAGACAGACGGCGCTTATACAAAGAGTAAAACAGATGCGGATAAAGCAGGCGCATGGACCCGAGGACAACTGATCATGGAAGACTACACCGTAGCAGACGCCATACAGTTTATGCAACAGGTATTTGACAGACATGTAACAGTCAAAGACAAAAAGACCCTGCGATACGGTATTTCAGGATCGATGCCCATTAGTTATAACGCAGACACAATGCTTATACAATTTGAAAAGGCTTTTAATACACGCTTTTTCAGACAGGATAAATAA
- a CDS encoding FecR family protein: MKYLKIKRLFRKYLAEKADDEERRLIEHWYDKLDKREPIQLSAAEEEQLEDAIWQRLEPMLSAPQRNTRRLYTYINVAASVAVLVFASVFYLKRSKTEGQKTADVSELFQDYYTAKGERKQLRLQDGSVIAMNSATHVRVYLDFSTSRRADLTDGEAFFEIQHDPVHPFIVRSGKLITHVLGTAFNIRAYKELREISIAVTDGKVQISDTLQALGIVGKQQKLVFNQQQATYDIQSFSEDVTGWKSGKLIIKNALFEDMALLMEKNYGITLLTARADLRKKKFTASLPLSLSAAKAAEVIASIHQLKIKQGRDTIELYR, from the coding sequence ATGAAATACCTGAAAATAAAACGCTTATTCAGGAAATACCTGGCCGAAAAGGCGGATGATGAAGAGCGAAGATTAATTGAACATTGGTATGATAAACTCGATAAACGCGAGCCAATACAACTGTCAGCTGCTGAAGAAGAACAGCTGGAGGATGCTATCTGGCAAAGGTTAGAACCGATGTTGTCAGCACCACAACGGAATACACGCAGATTATATACCTATATCAATGTAGCTGCCAGTGTTGCCGTACTGGTATTTGCCAGTGTGTTCTATTTAAAGCGTAGCAAAACGGAAGGACAGAAGACGGCTGACGTCAGTGAACTGTTCCAGGATTACTATACCGCGAAAGGAGAAAGGAAGCAGCTGAGATTACAGGATGGTAGTGTGATCGCAATGAACAGCGCTACTCATGTGCGGGTATATCTTGATTTCAGTACCAGCAGACGTGCCGACCTGACCGATGGAGAAGCATTCTTTGAAATACAGCATGACCCGGTACATCCTTTCATCGTCCGTTCCGGTAAATTGATCACACATGTACTGGGTACCGCTTTTAATATCAGGGCCTATAAAGAGCTGAGAGAAATCTCCATTGCGGTGACAGACGGAAAGGTACAGATCTCTGACACCTTACAGGCGCTGGGCATCGTAGGGAAACAACAGAAACTGGTGTTCAACCAGCAACAGGCCACTTACGATATCCAGTCCTTTTCAGAAGATGTAACAGGCTGGAAAAGCGGAAAGCTGATCATCAAAAATGCCCTATTTGAAGATATGGCATTACTCATGGAAAAAAATTACGGCATAACACTTTTAACAGCCAGGGCCGATCTGCGTAAAAAGAAGTTCACTGCAAGCCTTCCTTTATCGCTGTCTGCCGCCAAAGCTGCTGAAGTCATCGCATCTATTCATCAACTTAAAATCAAACAGGGGAGGGATACTATCGAACTATACCGCTAA
- a CDS encoding RagB/SusD family nutrient uptake outer membrane protein, which produces MKLYQSLSIVFFTGMSLGISSCSKFLDRVPPSSLKEELVANKKGINALLVGAYGALDGQDFTDGDMTNLSGGSGYAVSPDNWIYGSVCGGDAHKGSDHFDSPPTLDLARFSAGATNSFLNDKWRVNYEGITRCNTVLKLLPEATDMSEDEKTEIAAEAHFLRGHYYSDLKKMFNMVPWIDESTTDMKTPNNQDIWPKIEADFKSAMDHLALTQGEVGRPNKWAAAAYLAKTYMYEHKYNEAKPLFDLITTTGVTSKGDRYALRNRFEDNFDAATENTSESVFAIQYDANDNSGTSANANQGQMLNYPYNGPFSCCGFFQPTQDLVNSYITDAQGLPILDGYNTHNVNTETVDPRLDWTVGRKGIPYLDWGIHPGDTWIREASTAGHYSPKKNVYWQATQDEYYDPRGWAPGNAINYNVIRYADVLLMAAECEAQLGNTDAAERYVNIVRTRAARPESAVYKYEDNSEPMGGFSDQQAANYKVSPYPNGTFSSKGKDYALKAIYFERKLELAMEGHRFFDLVRWGIADQAMNAFFAFEGAATLDIQGASFIKGTNEYFAIPQRQIDLSTNGGKITLQQNNGYH; this is translated from the coding sequence ATGAAACTGTATCAATCACTCTCTATAGTATTCTTTACAGGCATGAGCCTGGGTATATCCTCCTGTAGTAAATTCCTGGACAGGGTGCCGCCTTCTTCATTGAAAGAAGAACTGGTAGCGAATAAAAAAGGAATCAATGCATTACTGGTAGGCGCGTATGGTGCACTCGACGGACAAGACTTCACAGATGGTGATATGACAAATCTTTCAGGCGGTAGCGGTTATGCCGTATCTCCTGACAACTGGATCTATGGCAGCGTATGTGGTGGCGATGCACACAAAGGCAGCGATCACTTTGACTCTCCTCCTACGCTGGATCTGGCGCGTTTCAGTGCCGGTGCGACCAATAGTTTCCTCAATGATAAATGGCGCGTAAATTATGAAGGTATCACACGTTGTAATACCGTACTGAAGTTGTTACCGGAGGCTACTGATATGTCGGAAGACGAGAAAACTGAAATAGCCGCTGAAGCACATTTCCTACGCGGACACTATTACAGCGATCTGAAAAAGATGTTCAACATGGTGCCATGGATTGATGAAAGTACCACCGACATGAAGACACCCAACAATCAGGATATCTGGCCAAAGATCGAAGCCGATTTTAAATCCGCGATGGATCATCTCGCATTAACACAAGGCGAAGTGGGAAGACCGAACAAATGGGCCGCTGCTGCTTACCTGGCGAAGACGTATATGTATGAACACAAGTACAATGAAGCAAAGCCGCTGTTTGATCTGATCACCACCACAGGCGTAACATCAAAAGGCGATCGTTATGCATTGAGAAACCGGTTTGAAGATAACTTTGATGCGGCTACAGAAAACACTTCAGAATCTGTTTTTGCTATCCAATATGATGCGAATGATAATTCAGGTACTTCTGCGAATGCGAATCAGGGACAGATGCTGAATTATCCGTATAATGGTCCGTTTAGCTGCTGCGGCTTCTTTCAGCCTACACAGGATCTCGTAAACTCTTATATCACAGATGCACAGGGTTTACCTATCCTGGATGGTTATAATACACATAATGTCAACACAGAAACAGTCGATCCAAGGCTGGACTGGACTGTCGGCCGTAAAGGCATTCCTTATCTCGACTGGGGCATACATCCCGGTGATACCTGGATCAGGGAAGCTTCTACAGCAGGTCATTATTCTCCAAAGAAAAATGTCTACTGGCAGGCCACGCAGGATGAATACTACGATCCACGTGGCTGGGCGCCAGGCAACGCCATTAACTATAATGTAATACGATATGCAGATGTACTGCTGATGGCAGCAGAATGTGAAGCACAACTGGGGAATACAGATGCAGCAGAACGTTATGTGAATATCGTACGTACACGTGCTGCCCGTCCGGAAAGCGCAGTATACAAGTATGAAGATAACAGCGAACCGATGGGAGGTTTTTCAGATCAACAGGCAGCGAATTATAAAGTATCTCCATATCCTAACGGCACCTTCTCTTCCAAAGGAAAAGATTATGCGCTAAAAGCGATCTATTTCGAACGTAAACTGGAACTGGCAATGGAAGGTCATCGTTTCTTTGACCTGGTGCGCTGGGGTATTGCAGACCAGGCAATGAATGCATTCTTTGCTTTCGAAGGCGCCGCTACACTGGATATACAAGGTGCCAGTTTTATAAAAGGAACGAATGAATATTTTGCGATTCCGCAACGACAGATTGATCTTTCTACAAACGGAGGTAAGATAACCTTACAACAAAACAACGGATACCATTGA